A genomic stretch from Triplophysa dalaica isolate WHDGS20190420 chromosome 4, ASM1584641v1, whole genome shotgun sequence includes:
- the thap1 gene encoding LOW QUALITY PROTEIN: THAP domain-containing protein 1 (The sequence of the model RefSeq protein was modified relative to this genomic sequence to represent the inferred CDS: inserted 1 base in 1 codon): MMVQSCSAHGCTNRYSRDKNISFHKFPLARPDVCDKWLSAMKRRNFKPTKYSSICSQHFTRDSFRQECNNRVLKDEAVPSLFAVSKLHIQQQQQQQQQARSLGEDAILSLHPGPFISSDHNYTVEDATQQKRRITQLESQLEKLRRNLKTVQQKCRRQERQLERFRAATSDFQKSGKXLGENCLILPKKMHDLLKERKP; encoded by the exons ATGATGGTTCAGTCATGCTCCGCGCACGGGTGCACAAACAGATACAGCAGAGATAAAAACATCTCCTTTCATAA ATTCCCGCTGGCCAGACCTGATGTGTGTGATAAATGGTTGAGCGCTATGAAGAGAAGAAACTTTAAACCCACAAAGTACAGCAGCATCTGCTCGCAACACTTCACCAGAGACTCTTTCAGACAAGAGTGCAACAACCGTGTGCTGAAGGACGAGGCTGTGCCGTCTCTCTTCGCTGTCAGCAAACTAcacatacaacaacaacaacaacaacaacaacag GCGAGATCTCTGGGGGAAGATGCGATTTTAAGCCTCCACCCCGGCCCCTTCATCTCCTCCGACCACAACTACACGGTGGAGGACGCGACCCAGCAGAAGAGACGGATCACACAGCTGGAGTCACAGCTGGAGAAACTCAGGAGGAACCTGAAGACGGTACAGCAGAAATGTCGCCGTCAGGAGAGACAGCTGGAACGTTTCAGAGCCGCCACCAGTGACTTCCAGAAGTCAGGCA CACTGGGAGAAAACTGCCTCATCTTACCCAAAAAGATGCATGACCTCCTGAAAGAAAGGAAACCATGA